A genomic window from Chitinophaga pollutisoli includes:
- the gpmI gene encoding 2,3-bisphosphoglycerate-independent phosphoglycerate mutase produces METKRAILIIMDGWGQGQVPAADAIAHANTPFVDSLYEQYPHSTLITCGEDVGLPEGQMGNSEVGHLNIGAGRIVYQELQRINVAVRSGELAASKVLQDSMDYARNNNKALHLIGLVSDGGVHSHISHLKALATIAKDRGLSNVFVHAFTDGRDTDPKGGLGYLEDLQQHLATTTGRIASVTGRYYAMDRDKRWERVKLAYDALVNGTGTPTQDVLTAVKASYAEGVTDEFIKPIIVTDAQQHPIGNIQPGDAVICFNFRTDRCREISEVLTQQAFPDFGMQPLALHYTTMTEYDKAFKGVHVIFENDNLSMTLGEVLEKNGKTQIRIAETEKYPHVSFFFSGGRETPFEGEKRILVPSPKVATYDMKPEMSAPELADAILPELEQRTADFVVLNFANADMVGHTGVWPAAIKAVETVDACVSKVVSTALLNDYTIFLTADHGNADFMINEDGTPNTAHTLNLVPLFIISQDFKGEIKNGKLGDLAPTILHFMGLPIPKEMTGNILV; encoded by the coding sequence ATGGAAACTAAAAGAGCGATCCTGATTATCATGGATGGCTGGGGACAGGGCCAGGTACCTGCCGCCGACGCTATCGCACATGCGAACACCCCTTTCGTGGACAGCCTTTATGAGCAGTACCCCCACAGCACCCTCATCACCTGCGGCGAAGACGTGGGCCTGCCCGAAGGGCAAATGGGCAACTCCGAAGTGGGCCACCTCAACATAGGGGCCGGAAGGATCGTGTACCAGGAGCTCCAGCGCATCAACGTAGCCGTAAGAAGCGGCGAGCTCGCCGCCAGCAAGGTGTTGCAAGACTCCATGGACTACGCCCGCAACAACAATAAAGCCCTCCACCTCATCGGCCTGGTGAGCGATGGCGGCGTCCACTCCCATATCTCCCATCTCAAAGCGCTTGCCACCATCGCGAAAGACCGCGGGCTCAGCAACGTATTCGTGCACGCCTTCACCGACGGGCGCGACACCGATCCCAAAGGTGGCCTCGGCTACCTGGAAGATCTCCAGCAGCACCTCGCCACCACCACCGGGCGCATCGCTTCCGTTACAGGCCGCTATTACGCCATGGACCGCGACAAACGCTGGGAACGCGTGAAACTGGCTTACGACGCCCTCGTCAACGGTACCGGTACACCCACGCAGGACGTGCTTACCGCCGTGAAAGCCTCCTACGCCGAAGGGGTTACCGATGAGTTTATCAAGCCCATCATCGTGACAGACGCGCAGCAGCACCCCATCGGCAACATCCAGCCCGGCGACGCGGTGATCTGCTTCAACTTCCGGACGGACCGCTGCCGCGAGATCTCCGAAGTGCTCACCCAGCAAGCATTCCCCGATTTCGGCATGCAACCGCTGGCCCTGCATTATACCACCATGACCGAATACGACAAAGCCTTCAAAGGCGTGCATGTCATCTTCGAAAACGATAACCTTTCCATGACCCTCGGTGAAGTCCTGGAAAAGAACGGCAAAACCCAGATCCGCATCGCGGAAACGGAAAAGTACCCGCATGTGAGCTTCTTCTTCTCCGGCGGCCGCGAAACGCCCTTTGAGGGCGAAAAGCGCATCCTGGTGCCTTCACCCAAAGTAGCGACCTACGACATGAAACCCGAAATGAGCGCCCCCGAGCTGGCAGACGCTATCCTGCCCGAACTGGAACAACGCACGGCGGATTTCGTAGTACTGAACTTCGCCAATGCCGACATGGTGGGGCACACAGGCGTATGGCCTGCCGCCATCAAAGCCGTGGAAACAGTGGACGCCTGTGTATCCAAGGTTGTTTCGACCGCCCTGCTCAACGACTATACGATCTTCCTCACCGCCGACCACGGCAACGCCGACTTCATGATCAATGAAGACGGTACGCCCAATACGGCCCATACCCTCAACCTGGTGCCTTTATTCATTATCAGCCAGGACTTCAAGGGTGAGATCAAAAACGGTAAGCTCGGCGACCTCGCACCTACCATCCTTCACTTCATGGGCCTGCCCATCCCGAAGGAAATGACCGGCAATATTCTCGTGTAA
- a CDS encoding DUF4783 domain-containing protein, whose amino-acid sequence MKKLIVVLGVLLAGGMLTAFTLFAGPFDDVVNALKKGDSGNLSKLLDNTVEINMAGKSNSYSKAQAEIILKDFFGKNAVKTFELLHKGGPEGGSQFGVGNLTTSGGNYRTSFFLQKKGNAFVLNELRFENK is encoded by the coding sequence ATGAAAAAGTTAATCGTAGTGTTGGGGGTGCTTCTCGCCGGAGGGATGCTGACAGCTTTTACGCTGTTCGCCGGTCCTTTCGATGACGTGGTCAACGCCCTTAAAAAAGGAGATTCCGGTAACCTGAGCAAGCTCCTGGACAACACGGTCGAGATCAACATGGCTGGCAAATCCAATTCCTACAGCAAAGCCCAGGCGGAAATCATCCTGAAAGACTTCTTCGGGAAAAATGCCGTTAAAACCTTCGAACTCCTCCATAAAGGCGGCCCCGAAGGCGGCTCCCAGTTCGGTGTCGGCAACCTCACCACCAGTGGCGGTAATTACCGCACCTCCTTCTTCCTCCAGAAAAAAGGAAATGCTTTCGTGCTCAACGAACTGCGTTTCGAAAATAAATAG
- the nadC gene encoding carboxylating nicotinate-nucleotide diphosphorylase encodes MLQKEALEQFIKAALAEDIGSGDHSTLASIPAETAGTARLKIKEDGVLAGMEVAEAIFRLLDDTTRFVPFKNDGDPMQAGEIAFEVSARVRTLLSAERLVLNCMQRMSGIATLTRKYTDRLKGYHTRVLDTRKTTPNFRMLEKEAVRIGGGVNHRIGLYDMIMLKDNHIDFSGGITPAVERVVAYLKANNLDLKIEVETRNIEDVKEVLKVGQMHRIMLDNFTPEQIAPALELIGGKYETEASGGITLENVEAYAKTGVDYVSVGAIIHHAVSLDLSLKAVIHP; translated from the coding sequence ATGTTACAGAAAGAAGCATTGGAACAATTCATAAAAGCCGCCCTGGCGGAAGACATCGGCTCCGGCGACCATAGCACCCTCGCCTCCATCCCCGCCGAAACCGCCGGCACCGCAAGGCTCAAAATCAAGGAAGACGGCGTGCTGGCCGGCATGGAAGTAGCGGAAGCAATTTTCCGACTGCTCGACGATACCACCCGCTTCGTCCCTTTCAAAAATGACGGCGACCCCATGCAGGCCGGCGAAATCGCGTTTGAAGTCTCCGCCCGCGTACGCACCCTGCTCAGCGCGGAAAGGCTGGTACTCAACTGTATGCAGCGCATGAGCGGCATCGCCACCCTCACCCGGAAATACACCGACCGCCTCAAAGGCTACCATACCCGCGTACTCGATACCCGCAAAACCACCCCCAACTTCCGCATGCTCGAGAAAGAAGCCGTGCGTATCGGGGGCGGCGTCAACCACCGGATCGGGCTGTATGATATGATCATGTTGAAAGATAACCACATCGACTTCTCCGGCGGCATCACACCGGCCGTGGAGCGCGTGGTAGCCTATCTCAAAGCAAACAACCTCGACCTGAAGATCGAAGTGGAAACGCGCAATATCGAAGATGTGAAGGAAGTGTTGAAAGTAGGACAGATGCACCGCATCATGCTCGACAACTTTACGCCCGAACAGATCGCTCCCGCGCTGGAGCTGATCGGCGGTAAATATGAAACCGAAGCGTCCGGCGGCATCACGCTGGAGAATGTGGAAGCTTACGCCAAAACAGGCGTGGATTACGTGTCTGTCGGCGCGATCATCCACCACGCCGTGAGCCTCGACCTGAGCCTCAAAGCCGTCATCCATCCCTAA
- a CDS encoding diacylglycerol kinase family protein → MRKILIIINRKAGTDREKSLGAAIARQLPADHFQVETAYLQYLGHGADLAREAVQRGVDTVVAVGGDGSINEIAQGLLGAQTALAIVPLGSGNGLARALHIPLDVEKALAIVAAGVKKPMDAGYANEHLFLSNAGVGFDAVIADRFRHSKKRGLVNYARLVIGGFARYKPAVYKIRTDGKEAEAPAFLMTVANGNQFGYDFKLAPQASLFDGALDVCLVRPLRFWDLLPLSISSLRGNIGESRYMQHFTGKEITVASPDLSCLQVDGDAVPLTQGKTVTFNVVPGALRMVVPEGR, encoded by the coding sequence TTGCGGAAAATTCTGATCATCATCAACCGGAAAGCCGGCACCGACAGGGAAAAATCCCTCGGCGCCGCGATCGCACGGCAGCTGCCGGCCGACCACTTCCAGGTTGAAACCGCTTATCTCCAATATCTCGGCCATGGCGCCGACCTGGCCCGCGAAGCCGTGCAACGCGGCGTGGATACCGTGGTGGCCGTCGGCGGCGACGGGTCCATCAACGAAATCGCGCAGGGCTTGCTGGGCGCGCAAACCGCCCTCGCTATTGTACCCCTCGGCAGCGGCAACGGCCTGGCCCGCGCGCTCCACATCCCGCTGGACGTTGAAAAAGCCCTCGCCATCGTAGCCGCAGGCGTCAAAAAGCCCATGGATGCAGGCTATGCCAACGAGCACCTGTTCCTCAGCAATGCCGGCGTAGGATTCGACGCGGTAATCGCCGACCGTTTCCGGCACAGCAAAAAACGCGGCCTCGTCAATTACGCCCGACTCGTGATCGGCGGGTTCGCCCGCTACAAACCCGCTGTTTACAAGATACGGACAGACGGGAAAGAAGCCGAGGCCCCGGCGTTCCTCATGACGGTCGCCAACGGCAACCAATTCGGGTACGACTTCAAGCTGGCGCCGCAAGCCAGTCTTTTCGACGGAGCCCTCGACGTTTGCCTGGTGCGTCCGCTCCGTTTCTGGGACCTGCTGCCGCTGAGCATCAGTTCGCTGCGGGGCAACATCGGGGAGAGCCGGTACATGCAGCATTTCACCGGGAAAGAAATAACCGTGGCGAGCCCCGACCTCTCCTGCCTGCAGGTAGATGGCGACGCGGTGCCGCTGACACAGGGAAAAACCGTTACTTTTAATGTAGTGCCCGGGGCGCTCCGCATGGTGGTGCCCGAAGGCCGCTAA
- a CDS encoding translation initiation factor, which translates to MSKKKSASNGIVYSTDPNYSYSEETPQERDTLAPAEQRLRVKLDTKQRAGKTVTVVEGFVGTEADLEKLGKELKTKCGTGGSVKDGLVLIQGDYRDKVLQWLKGWGYNVK; encoded by the coding sequence ATGAGCAAGAAAAAATCCGCCTCCAACGGGATCGTTTACTCCACAGATCCCAACTATTCGTATTCCGAAGAAACCCCGCAGGAGCGGGACACGCTGGCGCCGGCCGAACAACGGCTCCGCGTGAAGCTGGACACGAAGCAGCGCGCCGGTAAAACGGTGACTGTAGTGGAAGGGTTTGTGGGCACGGAAGCCGACCTGGAAAAGCTCGGCAAGGAACTCAAAACGAAATGCGGCACCGGCGGCTCCGTGAAAGACGGCCTGGTGCTTATCCAGGGCGACTACCGCGATAAAGTGCTGCAATGGCTGAAAGGCTGGGGGTATAATGTGAAATGA